Proteins encoded together in one Triticum dicoccoides isolate Atlit2015 ecotype Zavitan chromosome 7B, WEW_v2.0, whole genome shotgun sequence window:
- the LOC119335378 gene encoding RNA pseudouridine synthase 2, chloroplastic-like translates to MAAATAAAPPPAVATALSALLRRGASRSHSLRASRPRCVSSDAVTEAEPAPALGRRGGHAGTRLEEAVPAAEGRSRVDAWISARLGGGGVSRARVQASIRAGLVAVNGRPVSHTVKGGDKVSCTVSELQPLRAEAEDIPLDIVYEDEHLLVVNKPAHMVVHPAPGNANGTLVNAILHHCKISTFTCLARSPIYDECPESSDDDVDVFDVDQFTIGEVSSEVREAIVRPGIVHRLDKGTSGLLVVAKDEHSHAQLAEQFKLHTISRVYISLTCGVPSPNSARIEVPISRDPNNRTRMVAAPANSGHRYAKHAASRYKVREVFCAGGSALVEWRLETGRTHQIRAHAKYLGNPLLGDETYGGTKSMALSLLRPRTPSKYHGDLSNLVSKIDRPCLHAALLGFKHPHSGKALEFSCPPPDDFTEVLDELRRVTPMSDGQDSDSAAQV, encoded by the exons ATGGCagctgcgacggcggcggcgccgccgccggcggtcGCCACCGCGCTGTCCGCGCTCCTCCGCCGCGGCGCGAGCCGAAGCCATTCCCTCCGGGCCTCTCGCCCCAGGTGCGTCTCCTCGGACGCGGTCACGGAGGCTGAGCCTGCGCCGGCCCTGGGCCGGAGGGGAGGCCACGCCGGGACCCGCCTGGAGGAGGCCGTGCCGGCTGCGGAGGGGCGGTCGCGGGTCGACGCGTGGATCTCCGCGCGGCTGGGCGGCGGGGGCGTCAGCCGCGCGCGCGTGCAGGCCAGCATCCGCGCCGGCCTCGTCGCCGTCAACGGCCGCCCC GTTTCGCACACGGTGAAGGGAGGGGACAAGGTCAGCTGCACCGTGTCGGAGCTGCAGCCGCTGAGGGCAGAGGCGGAGGACATCCCACTCGACATTGTTTACGAGGATGAGCATCTTCTTGTCGTGAACAAACCGGCTCATATG GTTGTTCACCCAGCACCAGGGAATGCAAATGGCACCTTAGTCAATGCTATACTTCACCACTGCAAGATTTCAACTTTTACCTGTTTAGCACGCAGTCCAATTTATGATGAGTGCCCTGAATCTTCAGATGATGATGTCGACGTATTTGATGTTGACCAATTTACTATTGGTGAAGTAAGTTCAGAGGTCCGCGAAGCTATTGTGCGCCCTGGTATTGTGCATAGGCTTGATAAGGGGACAAGCGGACTTCTTGTTGTAGCTAAG GATGAGCATTCACATGCTCAATTAGCAGAGCAATTCAAGCTGCATACAATAAGTAGGGTATACATCAGTCTTACTTGTGGTGTACCTAGCCCAAATTCTGCCAGAATTGAAGTTCCTATATCGCGTGATCCTAACAACCGGACACGTATGGTTGCTGCTCCTGCTAATTCAGGCCACAGATATGCAAAGCATGCTGCTAGTAG GTATAAAGTAAGAGAGGTATTTTGTGCTGGTGGGTCTGCACTGGTAGAGTGGAGATTGGAGACAGGGCGCACTCACCAG ATCCGAGCACATGCTAAATATCTAGGGAACCCCCTACTTGGTGATGAAACATATGGAGGTACCAAAAGCATGGCATTGTCACTTTTGAGACCCAGAACTCCTTCAAAATATCATGGCGATCTTTCAAATCTGGTATCGAAGATAGACAGGCCATGTCTCCATGCTGCATTACTTGG ATTCAAGCATCCTCATTCAGGAAAGGCACTTGAATTCTCATGTCCCCCTCCAGATGATTTTACTGAGGTACTTGATGAACTACGACGTGTTACACCGATGAGTGATGGGCAAGATAGCGACAGTGCTGCTCAAGTGTGA
- the LOC119335377 gene encoding protein SLOW WALKER 1-like produces MAADTSKPLFPAAPHTSLLPSHGNANRLSPEAAYWRNFRSSTLDTGSTAFSVTHLAFSPAHARPTLAAAWSSAVHLFAGDPLAPRPKVTVCKDAAAFSPSFRCDGALLAAGDGRGVVRVFRVDKPTAGPLRTLSAHAAQARVVRYPEAGGDKVHLLTAGDDALLAYWDVPSETPVFTVPAAHRDYIRAGAPSPVDHSLFATGSYDQSVKLWDARTGKAPALSFSHGASVESVLFLPSGGLLATAGGTTVKIWDVIGGGRLVHSVESHVKTIFALALGKMGATGETRLLSAGSDGYVKCFDYGELKMTHSMRYPKELLSVACSPCGTVLAAGSSKGDIFVRRRKKNATEEEEEEVVGSEFAWTMPKPEKQALKPSYYRYFLRGQNEKAKEGDFVISRPKKVKFAEHDKLLRKFRHKDALVSALAKNNPRSVVAVMEELVARRKLVRCIGNLDVAELGLLLDFLHRNATLPRYARLLLGVANKVLEMRAEDIISDDGGKLRGCIRNLKRMVVEEIKIQHTLQEIQGMISPMLALSASRLK; encoded by the coding sequence atggccgccgacaCCTCGAAGCCGCTCTTCCCGGCGGCGCCGCACACCTCGCTCCTCCCGTCCCACGGCAACGCCAACCGCCTCTCGCCGGAGGCGGCCTACTGGCGCAACTTCCGCTCCTCCACGCTCGACACGGGCTCCACCGCCTTCTCCGTCACCCACCTCGCCTTCTCCCCGGCGCACGCCAGGCCCACGCTCGCCGCCGCCTGGTCCTCCGCCGTGCACCTCTTCGCCGGCGACCCGCTCGCGCCGCGCCCCAAGGTGACCGTCTGCAAGGACGCCGCCGCCTTCTCGCCCTCCTTCCGCTGCGACGGGGCgctgctcgccgccggcgacgggCGGGGCGTCGTCCGCGTCTTCCGCGTCGACAAGCCGACCGCGGGCCCGCTCCGGACCCTCTCCGCCCACGCCGCCCAGGCCCGCGTCGTCCGCTACCCGGAGGCCGGCGGCGACAAGGTCCACCTCCTCACCGCCGGCGACGACGCGCTGCTCGCCTACTGGGACGTCCCCTCCGAGACGCCCGTCTTCACCGTCCCCGCCGCGCACCGCGACTACATCCGCGCCGGCGCGCCCTCCCCCGTCGACCACAGCCTCTTCGCCACCGGCTCCTACGACCAGAGCGTCAAGCTGTGGGACGCCCGCACGGGGAAGGCCCCTGCTTTGTCATTCTCCCATGGCGCCTCGGTGGAGAGCGTGCTCTTCCTGCCGTCCGGCGGGCTGCTTGCCACGGCCGGAGGCACAACGGTGAAGATTTGGGATGTGATTGGTGGTGGCCGGCTCGTGCACTCGGTGGAGAGCCATGTCAAGACGATCTTCGCGCTCGCGCTTGGGAAGATGGGCGCCACTGGGGAAACTCGGCTGCTTAGCGCAGGGAGTGATGGTTATGTCAAGTGCTTTGATTATGGGGAGCTCAAGATGACACACTCGATGCGGTATCCCAAGGAACTGCTGTCCGTGGCTTGCTCACCGTGTGGGACGGTGCTTGCTGCCGGGTCTTCAAAGGGAGACATCTTTGTGCGCAGAAGGAAGAAGAAtgcaacagaggaggaggaagaggaggttgtAGGCAGCGAGTTCGCTTGGACAATgcccaagccagagaagcaagcgCTCAAGCCGAGCTACTACAGATACTTCCTCCGCGGCCAGAATGAAAAGGCCAAGGAGGGCGACTTCGTGATCTCAAGGCCCAAGAAGGTGAAGTTTGCAGAGCACGACAAGCTGCTGAGGAAGTTCAGGCACAAGGACGCTCTGGTTTCAGCATTAGCCAAGAACAATCCCAGGAGCGTCGTGGCGGTGATGGAGGAGCTGGTCGCGAGGAGGAAGCTGGTGAGATGCATCGGGAATCTGGACGTGGCCGAGCTTGGGCTTCTCCTCGACTTCCTGCATCGCAACGCTACCCTGCCAAGGTACGCAAGGCTGTTGCTTGGGGTGGCGAACAAGGTGCTGGAGATGCGCGCGGAGGATATCATAAGCGATGATGGGGGGAAGCTGAGGGGGTGCATCAGGAACCTTAAGCGGATGGTCGTGGAGGAGATTAAGATACAGCACACGCTGCAGGAGATCCAGGGGATGATATCTCCCATGCTCGCGCTTTCTGCGAGTAGATTAAAGTGA